In the genome of Colletes latitarsis isolate SP2378_abdomen chromosome 9, iyColLati1, whole genome shotgun sequence, one region contains:
- the Xport-a gene encoding exit protein of rhodopsin and TRP A, with product MKKRSNHDNRVGKSRQNETKPTEDKKNGKKEDKEETVLNDDTHNQGFSEWLRSSDGIEMMRLFVIANSILVFVTMGWPKMQEVISALRDYFSGEE from the coding sequence ATGAAGAAACGGAGCAATCATGACAATAGGGTAGGGAAAAGTCGACAGAACGAAACCAAGCCTACGGAGGACAAAAAGAATGGGAAAAAGGAAGATAAAGAGGAGACAGTACTGAACGATGACACCCACAATCAAGGTTTCAGCGAGTGGCTGCGATCCAGCGATGGTATCGAAATGATGCGACTCTTCGTCATCGCCAATTCGATTTTGGTGTTCGTGACCATGGGATGGCCAAAAATGCAAgaagttatttctgctttgagaGACTATTTCTCCGGTGAAGAATAA